One genomic segment of Streptomyces sp. NBC_00239 includes these proteins:
- a CDS encoding glutamate ABC transporter substrate-binding protein, with product MSISSRAGLSAAVLALTLTASACGGSSEEQEKISIGIKFDQPGLGFKDHDGTFSGFDVDVATYVAKQLGYEADQIEFKQVTSLDRELLLQYGEVDYVVASYSITDKRKAKIDFAGPYFTAHQDLMVRASDKTIKDASDLNSKRLCSVTGSTSARNVKEKLAPKASMMELGNYSECAVALKDTFLDAMTTDNSILAGFAAQKKYQGQFRLIGLSLSNEKYGIGVKKGKAELRTKINAALKKMVQDGSWAEYVKTNFGPANYKSDPAPAITEG from the coding sequence ATGAGCATCTCCTCCCGAGCCGGCCTCTCCGCGGCCGTCCTCGCCCTCACCCTCACCGCCAGCGCCTGCGGCGGCAGCAGCGAGGAGCAGGAGAAGATCTCCATCGGGATCAAGTTCGACCAGCCCGGCCTCGGCTTCAAGGACCACGACGGCACCTTCAGCGGCTTCGACGTCGACGTCGCGACCTACGTCGCCAAGCAGCTCGGCTACGAGGCAGACCAGATCGAGTTCAAGCAGGTCACCAGCCTCGACCGCGAACTGCTGCTCCAGTACGGCGAGGTCGACTACGTCGTCGCCAGCTACTCGATCACCGACAAGCGCAAGGCGAAGATCGACTTCGCGGGCCCGTACTTCACCGCCCACCAGGACCTGATGGTCCGCGCCTCCGACAAGACCATCAAGGACGCCTCGGACCTCAACTCCAAGCGCCTCTGCTCGGTGACCGGCTCCACCTCGGCCCGCAACGTCAAGGAGAAGCTGGCCCCCAAGGCCAGCATGATGGAACTCGGCAACTACTCCGAGTGCGCCGTCGCCCTCAAGGACACCTTCCTCGACGCGATGACCACGGACAACTCGATCCTCGCCGGGTTCGCCGCGCAGAAGAAGTACCAGGGCCAGTTCCGCCTGATCGGCCTCAGCCTCAGCAACGAGAAGTACGGCATCGGCGTCAAGAAGGGCAAGGCGGAGCTCCGCACGAAGATCAACGCGGCCCTGAAGAAGATGGTCCAGGACGGCTCCTGGGCCGAGTACGTGAAGACGAACTTCGGCCCCGCCAACTACAAGTCCGACCCGGCCCCGGCCATCACGGAGGGCTGA
- a CDS encoding helix-turn-helix domain-containing protein, translating into MTYHTLTVRQTALSLLRDGVRNSDVARRLNVPLGTIGYWKHMDRAKRGECPGRQARPDCPRCHEVPLDHEAYSYLLGLYLGDGHISWYSAHRAPSLMITCDNKWPGLMDACEAAMRRVLPLHSTCRVRSTGCHNVKVYSQHLECIFPQHGPGRKHERRIALEPWQQEIVDAYPWEFIRGLIHSDGCRITNWTTRLVGGERKRYEYPRYFFTNKSDDIRKLCTDTLTKVGVEWTILARGSDPFNVSIARKASIALMDAHVGPKY; encoded by the coding sequence ATGACGTATCACACCCTCACGGTGCGCCAGACGGCCCTGTCGTTGCTCCGGGACGGCGTCCGGAACAGCGACGTCGCACGGCGACTGAACGTGCCCCTCGGAACAATCGGCTACTGGAAGCACATGGACCGCGCGAAGCGTGGCGAGTGCCCTGGACGCCAAGCCCGGCCGGACTGCCCGAGGTGCCACGAGGTGCCTCTTGACCATGAGGCCTACTCATACCTCCTGGGCCTCTACCTGGGCGACGGTCACATCAGTTGGTACTCGGCCCACCGGGCACCCAGCCTCATGATCACCTGCGATAACAAATGGCCGGGCCTGATGGACGCTTGCGAGGCGGCCATGCGGCGCGTCCTCCCGCTCCACAGCACGTGCCGGGTACGCAGCACCGGGTGCCACAACGTGAAGGTGTACTCCCAGCACCTCGAATGCATCTTTCCCCAGCACGGCCCGGGCAGGAAGCACGAGCGGCGCATCGCGCTCGAACCGTGGCAGCAAGAGATAGTCGACGCCTACCCGTGGGAGTTCATCCGGGGGCTCATCCACTCGGACGGCTGCCGGATCACCAACTGGACCACGCGCCTCGTCGGCGGCGAGCGAAAGCGCTACGAGTACCCGCGGTACTTCTTCACCAACAAGTCCGACGACATCCGGAAGCTCTGCACGGACACGCTGACGAAGGTGGGGGTCGAGTGGACGATCCTTGCTCGCGGCAGCGACCCGTTCAACGTGTCCATAGCCCGAAAGGCGTCCATCGCGTTGATGGACGCCCATGTGGGGCCGAAGTACTGA
- a CDS encoding ANTAR domain-containing response regulator, with protein MTAAESESSPTPVDADQSHVPPLTTRVVIAEDEALIRLDLKEMLEEEGYAVVGEAGDGQTAVELAREHRPDLVILDVKMPVLDGISAAEKIAEESIAPVLMLTAFSQRDLVERARDAGAMAYLVKPFSKSDVVPAIEMAVSRFAELKALEKEVADLSLRLETRKLVDRAKSVLQTQYGLSEPAAFRWIQKTSMDRRMSMQQVAEAVIEDAEEKKNAAKGQ; from the coding sequence GTGACCGCCGCCGAGTCCGAGTCGTCGCCCACGCCCGTAGACGCCGACCAGTCGCACGTCCCGCCGCTGACGACCCGTGTCGTCATCGCCGAGGACGAGGCGCTCATCCGTCTCGACCTCAAGGAGATGCTGGAGGAGGAGGGCTACGCCGTCGTCGGCGAGGCCGGGGACGGGCAGACGGCCGTCGAGCTGGCGCGGGAGCACCGGCCGGACCTGGTGATCCTGGACGTGAAGATGCCCGTCCTGGACGGGATCTCCGCGGCCGAGAAGATCGCGGAGGAGTCCATCGCGCCGGTCCTGATGCTGACCGCGTTCTCGCAGCGCGACCTGGTCGAGCGGGCCCGTGACGCGGGTGCGATGGCGTACCTGGTGAAGCCGTTCAGCAAGAGCGACGTGGTGCCGGCCATCGAGATGGCGGTGTCGCGGTTCGCGGAGCTGAAGGCGCTGGAGAAGGAGGTCGCGGACCTCTCGCTGCGGCTGGAGACGCGCAAGCTGGTGGACCGGGCGAAGAGCGTGCTGCAGACGCAGTACGGGCTGTCCGAGCCGGCCGCGTTCCGGTGGATCCAGAAGACGTCGATGGACCGGCGGATGTCGATGCAGCAGGTGGCCGAGGCGGTCATCGAGGACGCCGAGGAGAAGAAGAACGCGGCCAAGGGCCAGTAG
- a CDS encoding ABC transporter ATP-binding protein: MTALLKVEDLKVAYGKIEAVKGISFEVNQGEIVCLVGTNGAGKTTTLRTLSGLIKPRGGTITFDGQPLSTVPAHKIVSLGLAHSPEGRHIFPRLTIAENLQLGAFLRSDKEGIEKDIQRAYEMFPILGERRKQAAGTLSGGEQQMLAMGRALMSQPKLLMLDEPSMGLSPLMMQKIMATIAELKATGTTILLVEQNAQAALSLADQAHVMEIGKIVLSGTGQELLHNEDVRKAYLGED; the protein is encoded by the coding sequence GTGACCGCACTGCTCAAGGTCGAAGACCTCAAAGTCGCCTACGGCAAGATCGAAGCCGTCAAGGGAATCTCCTTCGAGGTCAACCAGGGCGAAATCGTCTGCCTCGTCGGCACCAACGGCGCCGGCAAGACCACCACCCTGCGCACCCTCTCCGGCCTCATCAAGCCCCGCGGCGGCACCATCACCTTCGACGGCCAGCCGCTCAGCACCGTCCCCGCACACAAGATCGTCTCCCTGGGCCTCGCCCACTCCCCCGAGGGACGCCACATCTTCCCCCGGCTGACGATCGCCGAAAACCTCCAGCTCGGTGCGTTCCTGCGCAGCGACAAGGAGGGCATCGAGAAGGACATCCAGCGCGCCTACGAGATGTTCCCCATCCTGGGCGAACGCCGCAAGCAGGCCGCCGGCACCCTCTCCGGCGGCGAACAGCAGATGCTCGCCATGGGCCGCGCGCTCATGTCCCAGCCCAAGCTGCTCATGCTGGACGAGCCCTCCATGGGCCTCTCGCCGCTCATGATGCAGAAGATCATGGCGACGATCGCCGAGCTCAAGGCCACCGGCACCACCATCCTGCTCGTCGAGCAGAACGCCCAGGCGGCGCTCTCGCTGGCCGACCAGGCGCACGTCATGGAGATCGGCAAGATCGTCCTGTCGGGCACCGGCCAGGAACTCCTCCACAACGAGGACGTCCGCAAGGCCTACCTCGGCGAGGACTGA
- a CDS encoding ABC transporter ATP-binding protein gives MTTTTSTSPVLEASGVTMRFGGLTAVRSVDLTVNAGEIVGLIGPNGAGKTTFFNCLTGLYVPTEGTVSYKGTVLPPKPHLVTQAGIARTFQNIRLFSNMTVMENVLVGRHTRTKEGLWSALLRGPGFKKAEAASEARAMELLAFIGLENKAHHLAKNLPYGEQRKLEIARALASDPGLILLDEPTAGMNPQETRAAEELIFAIRDLGVAVLVIEHDMRFIFNLCDRVACLVQGEKLIEGTAAEVQGDERVIAAYLGTPFEGDPGAAEVAEVEAAEAHAAEAAEAEAEPEAEAEAEAEAEAEAEAEAEAEAEAEPEAEAAAEPEADPTDTEADTDAPAATEPAEDSTTRTEPEGEAK, from the coding sequence ATGACCACCACCACCAGCACCTCGCCCGTCCTCGAAGCAAGCGGCGTCACCATGCGCTTCGGCGGCCTCACCGCCGTCCGCTCCGTGGACCTCACCGTCAACGCAGGCGAGATCGTCGGCCTCATCGGCCCCAACGGCGCCGGCAAGACCACCTTCTTCAACTGCCTCACCGGCCTGTACGTCCCCACCGAGGGCACCGTCAGCTACAAGGGCACCGTCCTGCCGCCCAAGCCCCACCTCGTCACCCAGGCAGGCATCGCCCGCACCTTCCAGAACATCCGACTGTTCTCCAACATGACCGTCATGGAGAACGTCCTCGTCGGACGCCACACCCGCACCAAGGAAGGCCTCTGGTCCGCCCTCCTGCGCGGCCCCGGCTTCAAGAAGGCCGAAGCCGCCTCCGAGGCCCGAGCCATGGAACTCCTCGCCTTCATCGGCCTGGAGAACAAGGCCCACCACCTGGCGAAGAACCTCCCCTACGGCGAACAGCGCAAGCTCGAAATCGCCCGGGCCCTCGCCAGCGACCCCGGCCTCATCCTCCTCGACGAGCCCACCGCCGGCATGAACCCCCAGGAAACCCGCGCGGCCGAAGAACTCATCTTCGCCATCCGGGACCTCGGCGTCGCCGTCCTCGTCATCGAGCACGACATGCGCTTCATCTTCAACCTCTGCGACCGCGTCGCCTGCCTCGTCCAGGGCGAAAAGCTCATCGAAGGCACCGCAGCCGAAGTCCAGGGCGACGAGCGCGTCATCGCCGCCTACCTGGGAACCCCCTTCGAGGGCGACCCCGGAGCCGCCGAAGTCGCCGAAGTCGAAGCCGCCGAAGCCCACGCCGCCGAAGCGGCCGAAGCAGAAGCCGAGCCCGAGGCGGAGGCGGAGGCGGAGGCAGAAGCCGAGGCCGAGGCTGAGGCAGAAGCCGAGGCCGAAGCAGAAGCCGAGCCCGAGGCGGAGGCAGCAGCCGAGCCCGAGGCCGACCCGACCGACACCGAAGCGGACACGGACGCCCCCGCGGCAACCGAACCCGCCGAGGACAGCACCACCCGCACGGAACCGGAAGGAGAGGCCAAGTGA